One Panicum virgatum strain AP13 chromosome 3N, P.virgatum_v5, whole genome shotgun sequence DNA segment encodes these proteins:
- the LOC120663516 gene encoding uncharacterized protein LOC120663516 has protein sequence MPHAGGTLGSQQFTGAGPSSYHHMPSPGGYEGASSYPPPPPPPTQGWSEDNAAASMDEFTRLFATPTQDDDPSLHTPLAQLRRPVRNVGATGTSKLPYRSRTRTT, from the exons ATGCCACATGCTGGAGGGACTTTAG gatcacaacagttcaccGGAGCGGGGCCGTCTTCGTATCACCATATGCCGTCACCAGGAGGATATGAAGGAGCTtcttcctatccaccaccaccacctcctccaacaCAGG GGTGGTCTGAAGACAACGCCGCGGCCTCCATGGACGAGTTTACACGGTTGTTTGCTACGCCTACCCAGGACGATGATCCCAGcttgcatacacctctggctcaGTTACGCCGTCCTGTCAGAAACGTGGGGGCCACCGGAACGTCAAAGCTACCctacagatcacgtacacgcacaacGTAA